In Streptomyces thermolilacinus SPC6, a single genomic region encodes these proteins:
- a CDS encoding nitronate monooxygenase, whose product MSSALTGLCRYPIVQAPMAGGASCPALAAAVSEAGGLGFLAAGYKTADGMYQEVQQIRALTARPFGVNLFMPQPGQADAAAVEVYRQQLAGEAAWYDTPLGETDRGRDDGYDAKLAILLDDPVPVVSFTFGCPTAETVAAFARVGTRTVVTVTSADEARAAERAGADAVCVQGVEAGGHQGTHRDDPETETSGTGLLALITQVREAVALPILAAGGLMRGAQIAAVLAAGAEAAQLGTAFLVCPESGADPVHKRAMTDPLFTHTELTRAFSGRPARGLVNRFVREHGPYAPAAYPEVHHLTSGLRKAAAKAKDPQGMALWAGQGHRLARELPAGQLVDVLHCELRSAVSALAMGGAS is encoded by the coding sequence ATGTCCTCCGCGCTGACCGGTCTCTGCCGCTACCCGATCGTGCAGGCGCCCATGGCCGGCGGCGCCTCGTGCCCGGCGCTCGCCGCCGCCGTGTCCGAGGCGGGCGGCCTGGGATTCCTGGCCGCCGGATACAAGACGGCCGACGGCATGTACCAGGAGGTCCAGCAGATCAGGGCCCTCACCGCCCGCCCGTTCGGCGTCAACCTGTTCATGCCGCAGCCGGGCCAGGCGGACGCCGCCGCCGTCGAGGTCTACCGCCAGCAGCTCGCCGGTGAGGCGGCCTGGTACGACACCCCGCTCGGCGAGACCGACCGCGGCAGGGACGACGGCTACGACGCGAAACTGGCGATCCTCCTCGACGACCCGGTGCCGGTCGTCTCCTTCACGTTCGGCTGCCCCACGGCGGAGACGGTGGCGGCCTTCGCGCGCGTGGGCACCCGTACGGTCGTGACGGTCACCAGCGCCGACGAGGCGCGCGCCGCCGAACGCGCCGGGGCCGACGCGGTGTGCGTGCAGGGCGTCGAGGCCGGCGGCCACCAGGGCACCCACCGCGACGACCCGGAGACCGAGACGTCCGGCACCGGCCTGCTGGCGCTGATCACCCAGGTCCGCGAGGCCGTGGCGCTGCCGATACTCGCCGCGGGCGGGCTGATGCGCGGCGCCCAGATCGCCGCCGTCCTCGCGGCGGGCGCCGAGGCCGCGCAGCTCGGCACCGCGTTCCTCGTGTGCCCCGAGTCCGGCGCCGATCCCGTGCACAAGCGGGCCATGACGGACCCGCTGTTCACCCACACCGAGCTGACCCGCGCCTTCTCGGGACGCCCCGCCCGGGGCCTGGTCAACCGGTTCGTGCGGGAGCACGGGCCGTACGCCCCCGCCGCGTACCCCGAGGTGCACCATCTCACCAGCGGGCTGCGCAAGGCGGCCGCCAAGGCGAAGGACCCGCAGGGCATGGCCCTGTGGGCCGGACAGGGCCACCGCCTGGCCCGCGAACTGCCCGCCGGGCAGCTCGTCGACGTACTCCACTGCGAACTCCGGTCGGCCGTCTCCGCGCTGGCCATGGGAGGTGCCTCATGA
- a CDS encoding 16S rRNA (uracil(1498)-N(3))-methyltransferase produces MTAPVFVADDLTAAAPGAVLTLEGPEGRHAVSVRRLRVGEEVVLTDGAGRGAYGTVAAVEGKDRLGVAVTDVRDEPVATPRITVVQALPKGDRGELAVETMTETGVDAVVPWAAARCVTQWKGERGLKALAKWRATAREAGKQSRRLRFPEVADAASTRQVARLLSDADFAAVLHEEGAEPLATAPLPATGEIVLVVGPEGGVAPDELTAFAEAGAKPYRLGRSVLRTSTAGTAATALLLGRTGRWS; encoded by the coding sequence ATGACCGCCCCCGTCTTCGTCGCCGACGACCTGACGGCCGCCGCGCCCGGCGCGGTGCTCACCCTGGAGGGGCCCGAGGGACGGCACGCCGTCTCGGTGCGCCGGCTGCGGGTCGGTGAGGAGGTCGTCCTCACGGACGGCGCCGGACGCGGCGCGTACGGCACGGTCGCCGCCGTGGAGGGCAAGGACCGCCTCGGCGTGGCCGTGACGGACGTACGGGACGAGCCGGTGGCCACGCCGCGCATCACCGTCGTCCAGGCGCTGCCCAAGGGCGACCGGGGCGAGCTGGCCGTCGAGACGATGACCGAGACGGGCGTGGACGCGGTCGTGCCGTGGGCGGCGGCGCGGTGCGTCACGCAGTGGAAGGGCGAGCGCGGGCTGAAGGCGCTGGCGAAGTGGCGGGCCACCGCCCGCGAGGCCGGGAAGCAGTCCCGCAGGCTGCGCTTCCCCGAGGTCGCGGACGCGGCGAGCACCAGGCAGGTCGCCCGGCTGCTGTCCGACGCGGACTTCGCGGCCGTCCTCCACGAGGAGGGCGCCGAGCCGCTCGCCACCGCGCCGCTCCCCGCGACCGGCGAGATCGTGCTGGTCGTCGGCCCGGAGGGCGGGGTCGCGCCCGACGAGCTCACCGCCTTCGCGGAGGCCGGGGCCAAGCCGTACCGGCTGGGGCGCAGCGTCCTGCGCACGTCCACGGCCGGCACGGCGGCGACGGCGCTGCTCCTCGGCCGCACGGGCCGCTGGTCCTGA
- a CDS encoding histidine triad nucleotide-binding protein, whose amino-acid sequence MAGEPRSDCLFCKIVSGEVPATVVRETETTVAFRDINPQAPTHVLVIPKAHHADAAALAAAAPDVAADVLREAGEVAAQEKVAETGYRIIFNTGAGAGQTVFHAHAHVLGGRGLEWPPG is encoded by the coding sequence ATGGCCGGAGAGCCGCGCAGCGACTGCCTGTTCTGCAAGATCGTGTCGGGGGAGGTGCCCGCCACCGTCGTCCGCGAGACGGAGACCACCGTCGCGTTCCGCGACATAAACCCCCAGGCGCCGACGCACGTCCTGGTCATCCCCAAGGCGCACCACGCCGACGCCGCCGCGCTCGCCGCCGCCGCGCCGGACGTCGCCGCCGACGTGCTGCGCGAGGCGGGGGAGGTCGCCGCGCAGGAGAAGGTGGCCGAGACGGGCTACCGGATCATCTTCAACACGGGCGCCGGGGCCGGGCAGACCGTCTTCCACGCGCACGCCCACGTCCTCGGCGGCCGCGGCCTCGAGTGGCCCCCCGGGTAG
- a CDS encoding ribonuclease Z has product MSVRELVVLGTASQVPTRHRNHNGYLLRWDGEGILFDPGEGTQRQMLRAGVAAHDIDRICVTHFHGDHSLGLAGVIQRINLDQVPHPVTAHYPASGQRFFERLRYATAYRERADIVEAPVAADGPVAETPGYTLEARRLSHPVESFGYRLTEPDGRRMLPERLAAHGVEGPDVGVLQREGVLRGVRLEDVSEVRPGQRFAFVMDTRLCDGVHALADGCDLLVIESTFLDEDISLAVEHGHLTAGQAAAVARDAGVRRLVLTHFSQRYGDPSAFERQARAAGFAGELTVAQDLIRVPLPKRP; this is encoded by the coding sequence GTGTCCGTACGAGAACTGGTCGTGCTGGGCACCGCGAGCCAGGTGCCCACACGCCACCGCAACCACAACGGCTACCTGCTGCGCTGGGACGGCGAGGGCATCCTCTTCGACCCGGGCGAGGGCACCCAGCGGCAGATGCTGCGCGCCGGGGTCGCCGCGCACGACATCGACCGGATCTGCGTCACCCACTTCCACGGCGACCACTCCCTGGGCCTCGCCGGGGTCATCCAGCGCATCAACCTCGACCAGGTCCCGCACCCCGTCACCGCCCACTACCCGGCGTCCGGGCAGCGGTTCTTCGAGCGGCTGCGGTACGCCACCGCCTACCGCGAGCGCGCCGACATCGTGGAGGCCCCCGTCGCCGCCGACGGGCCCGTCGCCGAGACGCCCGGGTACACGCTGGAGGCGCGCCGCCTGTCGCACCCGGTCGAGTCGTTCGGGTACCGGCTGACCGAGCCCGACGGGCGTCGCATGCTGCCCGAGCGGCTCGCCGCGCACGGCGTCGAGGGCCCCGACGTGGGCGTCCTCCAGCGCGAGGGCGTGCTGCGCGGGGTGCGCCTGGAGGACGTCAGCGAGGTACGGCCCGGCCAGCGCTTCGCGTTCGTCATGGACACCCGCCTCTGCGACGGCGTCCACGCGCTCGCGGACGGCTGCGACCTGCTCGTCATCGAGTCCACGTTCCTCGACGAGGACATCTCCCTCGCCGTCGAGCACGGCCACCTGACCGCGGGGCAGGCCGCCGCCGTGGCCCGCGACGCGGGGGTCCGTCGCCTCGTCCTCACCCACTTCTCGCAGCGCTACGGCGACCCGTCCGCCTTCGAACGGCAGGCCCGCGCGGCCGGGTTCGCCGGCGAACTGACCGTGGCCCAGGACCTCATCCGCGTCCCCCTCCCCAAGCGCCCCTAG
- a CDS encoding adenosine deaminase: MNLPEDLPKAELHLHIEGTLEPELAFALAARNGVDLPFADTDELRRAYRFEDLQSFLDLYYALMAVLRTADDFAELADAYLARAAAQGVRHAEVFFDPQAHTSRGVPFGTVVEGLARALEGSEERHGVTTRLIMCFLRDESAESAMATLEEAKPYLRHITGVGLDSAEVGHPPAEFREVYEAAAALGLRRVAHAGEEGPPSYIRDSLDLLGVERIDHGLRAMEDPELVERLVRDRVPLTLCPLSNVRLRAVDVLEDHPLKAMMDAGLLVTVNSDDPAYFGGYVGETFHAVREALALTEEDLRRLARNSFEAAFLDQDEALRARYLAEVEAYTFD, encoded by the coding sequence ATGAACCTCCCCGAAGACCTCCCGAAGGCGGAGCTCCACCTCCACATCGAGGGCACCCTCGAACCGGAGCTGGCCTTCGCGCTCGCCGCCCGCAACGGCGTGGACCTGCCCTTCGCCGACACCGACGAGCTGCGCCGCGCGTACCGCTTCGAGGACCTCCAGTCGTTCCTCGACCTGTACTACGCGCTGATGGCCGTCCTGCGCACCGCCGACGACTTCGCCGAGCTCGCCGACGCCTACCTCGCGCGGGCCGCCGCGCAGGGAGTCCGGCACGCCGAGGTCTTCTTCGACCCGCAGGCCCACACCTCCCGCGGCGTCCCCTTCGGCACGGTCGTGGAGGGCCTCGCCCGGGCGCTGGAGGGCAGCGAGGAGCGGCACGGCGTCACCACGCGGCTGATCATGTGCTTCCTGCGGGACGAGTCCGCCGAGTCCGCGATGGCCACCCTGGAGGAGGCGAAGCCGTACCTGCGGCACATCACGGGCGTCGGCCTGGACTCCGCCGAGGTGGGGCACCCGCCCGCCGAGTTCCGCGAGGTGTACGAGGCGGCCGCCGCGCTGGGCCTGCGCAGGGTCGCGCACGCGGGCGAGGAGGGCCCGCCCTCGTACATCCGCGACTCGCTCGACCTGCTGGGGGTGGAGCGGATCGACCACGGGCTGCGCGCCATGGAGGACCCGGAGCTGGTGGAGCGGCTCGTACGCGACCGGGTGCCGCTCACGCTGTGCCCGCTGTCCAACGTCCGGCTGCGCGCAGTGGACGTCCTGGAGGACCACCCGCTGAAGGCGATGATGGACGCCGGACTGCTGGTCACGGTGAACTCCGACGACCCCGCGTACTTCGGCGGGTACGTGGGCGAGACGTTCCACGCCGTACGGGAGGCGCTCGCCCTCACCGAGGAGGACCTGCGGCGGCTCGCCCGGAACTCCTTCGAGGCGGCGTTCCTCGACCAGGACGAGGCGCTGCGCGCGCGGTACCTGGCCGAGGTGGAGGCGTACACCTTCGACTGA
- a CDS encoding carbohydrate kinase family protein: protein MTPDAFGGQQHQHTAGVDPLGTLRTPSDPECDVFLTGTVFLDIVFTGLDSAPARGTETWARGMGSSPGGVANMATALARLGLRTSLAAAFGDDHYGEYCWDALEQGEGIDLSRSRTVPGWHSPVTVSMAYDGERTMVSHGHEAPPPEGSVPACPPRARAAVASLAPGRTEAWVEEAARRDTRIFADVGWDETGRWDLAALPDLEHCEAFLPNADEAVRYTRTDCPRAAARALADKVPLAVVTLGADGAYAVDGSTGETAEVPAIEVAALDPTGAGDVFVAGFLTGTLAGWPLADRLAFAGLTAALSVQEFGGSLSAPGWVEVAAWWQYVQGCSGQDPAALRRYRFLDALLPAPTRPWPLRRAVPTIGFGRSA from the coding sequence ATCACACCCGACGCCTTCGGAGGCCAGCAGCACCAGCACACCGCGGGAGTGGACCCGCTGGGCACGCTCCGCACGCCCTCGGACCCCGAGTGCGACGTGTTCCTGACCGGCACGGTGTTCCTGGACATCGTGTTCACGGGCCTCGACAGCGCCCCCGCGCGGGGCACCGAGACCTGGGCGCGCGGCATGGGCTCCAGCCCCGGCGGCGTCGCCAACATGGCGACCGCCCTGGCCCGGCTGGGGCTGCGCACCTCGCTGGCCGCCGCGTTCGGCGACGACCACTACGGCGAGTACTGCTGGGACGCCCTCGAACAGGGCGAGGGCATCGACCTGTCGCGGTCGCGCACCGTGCCCGGCTGGCACTCGCCGGTCACGGTGTCCATGGCGTACGACGGCGAGCGCACGATGGTGTCGCACGGCCACGAGGCACCGCCCCCGGAGGGCTCCGTCCCCGCCTGCCCGCCCCGCGCGCGTGCCGCCGTCGCCTCCCTCGCGCCCGGCCGCACCGAGGCGTGGGTGGAGGAGGCCGCCCGCCGCGACACGAGGATCTTCGCCGACGTGGGGTGGGACGAGACGGGCCGCTGGGACCTGGCCGCGCTGCCCGACCTGGAGCACTGCGAGGCGTTCCTGCCCAACGCCGACGAGGCCGTGCGCTACACCCGCACCGACTGCCCCCGCGCCGCCGCCCGCGCGCTGGCCGACAAGGTGCCGCTCGCCGTCGTCACGCTCGGCGCGGACGGAGCGTACGCCGTGGACGGCTCCACCGGCGAGACCGCCGAGGTCCCGGCCATCGAGGTCGCCGCGCTGGACCCGACGGGCGCCGGGGACGTGTTCGTCGCCGGGTTCCTCACCGGGACGCTCGCCGGGTGGCCGCTCGCCGACCGGCTGGCCTTCGCCGGGCTGACGGCCGCGCTGTCCGTGCAGGAGTTCGGCGGTTCGCTGTCCGCGCCCGGCTGGGTGGAGGTCGCCGCCTGGTGGCAGTACGTGCAGGGCTGCTCCGGCCAGGACCCGGCCGCCTTGCGCCGGTACCGGTTCCTCGACGCGCTGCTGCCCGCCCCGACCCGGCCCTGGCCGCTGCGCCGGGCCGTGCCGACGATCGGCTTCGGCCGTTCCGCCTGA
- a CDS encoding PhoH family protein: MTQTPTDQVRAHFTVPAKHPMVTVLGSGDALLRVIERAFPRADIHVRGNEISAVGEAAEVALIQRLFDEMMLVLRTGQPMTEDAVERSIAMLKEETGGAAAETPSEVLTQNILSSRGRTIRPKTLNQKRYVDAIDKHTIVFGIGPAGTGKTYLAMAKAVQALQSKQVNRIILTRPAVEAGERLGFLPGTLYEKIDPYLRPLYDALHDMLDPDSIPRLMAAGTIEVAPLAYMRGRTLNDAFIILDEAQNTNPEQMKMFLTRLGFDSKIVITGDVTQVDLPNGTKSGLRQVQDILDGVQDVHFSRLTSHDVVRHKLVGRIVDAYEKYDAGNGR, from the coding sequence ATGACTCAGACACCGACAGACCAGGTACGAGCCCACTTCACCGTACCCGCCAAGCATCCGATGGTGACCGTGCTCGGCTCGGGCGACGCCCTGCTCCGCGTGATCGAGCGGGCTTTCCCCCGTGCCGACATCCATGTGCGGGGCAATGAGATCAGCGCGGTGGGCGAGGCCGCCGAGGTGGCCCTCATCCAGCGGCTGTTCGACGAGATGATGCTGGTGCTGCGCACGGGGCAGCCGATGACGGAGGACGCGGTGGAACGCTCGATCGCCATGCTCAAGGAGGAGACCGGGGGAGCGGCCGCCGAGACGCCGTCCGAGGTCCTCACCCAGAACATCCTCTCCAGCCGCGGCCGCACCATCCGGCCCAAGACGCTCAACCAGAAGCGCTATGTCGACGCCATCGACAAGCACACGATCGTCTTCGGCATCGGCCCGGCGGGCACGGGCAAGACCTACCTCGCCATGGCGAAGGCGGTCCAGGCCCTCCAGTCCAAGCAGGTCAACCGGATCATCCTGACCCGGCCCGCCGTCGAGGCGGGCGAGCGGCTCGGCTTCCTGCCGGGCACGCTCTACGAGAAGATCGACCCGTACCTGCGGCCGCTGTACGACGCGCTGCACGACATGCTCGACCCCGACTCGATCCCGCGCCTCATGGCGGCGGGCACGATCGAGGTCGCGCCGCTGGCGTACATGCGCGGCCGGACGCTCAACGACGCGTTCATCATCCTCGACGAGGCGCAGAACACGAACCCCGAGCAGATGAAGATGTTCCTCACCCGGCTCGGCTTCGACTCCAAGATCGTCATCACCGGTGACGTGACGCAGGTGGACCTGCCGAACGGCACCAAGAGCGGTCTGCGGCAGGTGCAGGACATCCTCGACGGCGTCCAGGACGTCCACTTCTCCCGCCTCACGTCGCACGACGTCGTACGGCACAAGCTGGTCGGCCGTATTGTCGACGCGTACGAGAAGTACGACGCCGGTAACGGGCGCTGA
- the ybeY gene encoding rRNA maturation RNase YbeY — protein MSIDVNNESGTEVDEQAILDVARYALARMRIHPLSELSVIVVDAEAMEQLHIQWMDLPGPTDVMSFPMDELRPPSKDDEEPPQGLLGDIVLCPEVAERQGREAPTQHSMDEELQLLTVHGVLHLLGYDHEEPDEKAEMFGLQAAIIDGWRAEKGLTGPSPAPTVS, from the coding sequence ATGTCGATCGACGTCAACAACGAGTCCGGCACCGAGGTCGATGAGCAGGCGATCCTCGACGTCGCCCGCTACGCGCTCGCGCGGATGCGCATCCACCCCCTGTCCGAGCTGTCGGTGATCGTGGTGGACGCCGAGGCGATGGAGCAGCTGCACATCCAGTGGATGGATCTGCCGGGCCCGACGGATGTCATGTCCTTCCCGATGGACGAGCTGCGTCCGCCGTCGAAGGACGACGAGGAGCCCCCGCAGGGGCTCCTCGGGGACATCGTGCTCTGCCCCGAGGTCGCCGAGCGGCAGGGCCGCGAGGCGCCCACGCAGCACTCCATGGACGAGGAGCTGCAGCTGCTCACCGTCCACGGGGTGCTGCACCTCCTCGGCTACGACCACGAGGAGCCCGACGAGAAGGCCGAGATGTTCGGACTCCAGGCGGCGATCATCGACGGCTGGCGGGCGGAGAAGGGCCTCACCGGTCCCTCCCCGGCGCCGACCGTCTCATGA
- a CDS encoding hemolysin family protein, with amino-acid sequence MTGQLVLGAVALVVVAWLAACAEAGIARVSSFRAAEAVRAGRRGAAKLTQVASDPTRYLNVALLVRVACEMAAGALVTYVCLEEFAQTWSALVVAIGVMVLVSYVAVGVSPRTIGRQHPLNTATAAAYVLLPLARIMGPVPQLLILIGNALTPGKGFRKGPFASEAELRAMVDLAEQESLIEDEERRMVHSVFELGDTLVREVMVPRTDLVSIERYKTVRQALTLALRSGFSRIPVTGENEDDVVGIVYLKDLVRKTHVNRDSESDLVSTAMRAATFVPDTKNAGDLLREMQQQRNHCAVVIDEYGGTAGIVTIEDILEEIVGEITDEYDRELPPVEELGDGRYRVTARLDIGDLGELFGLDAYDDEDVETVGGLLAKALGRVPIAGASAVVDLPDGRALRLTAESPAGRRNKIVTVLAEPVPKEPEEEAA; translated from the coding sequence ATGACCGGCCAACTCGTCCTGGGCGCGGTCGCCCTCGTCGTGGTCGCGTGGCTCGCCGCGTGCGCCGAGGCGGGCATCGCCCGGGTGTCCAGCTTCCGCGCCGCCGAGGCCGTACGGGCCGGGCGGCGCGGCGCGGCCAAGCTCACGCAGGTGGCGTCCGACCCGACCCGGTACCTGAACGTGGCGCTGCTCGTCCGCGTCGCCTGCGAGATGGCCGCGGGCGCGCTCGTCACGTACGTCTGCCTGGAGGAGTTCGCGCAGACGTGGAGCGCGCTGGTCGTCGCGATCGGCGTGATGGTCCTCGTCTCGTACGTCGCCGTCGGCGTCTCGCCGCGCACCATCGGCCGCCAGCACCCGCTGAACACGGCGACGGCCGCCGCGTACGTGCTGCTGCCGCTGGCCCGGATCATGGGCCCGGTCCCGCAGCTGCTGATCCTCATCGGCAACGCCCTGACCCCCGGCAAGGGCTTCCGCAAGGGCCCCTTCGCGTCGGAGGCGGAGCTGCGGGCCATGGTGGACCTGGCGGAGCAGGAGTCGCTCATCGAGGACGAGGAGCGCCGCATGGTGCACTCGGTGTTCGAGCTGGGCGACACACTGGTCCGCGAGGTGATGGTGCCGCGTACGGACCTCGTGTCGATCGAGCGGTACAAGACCGTCCGTCAGGCGCTCACGCTCGCCCTGCGCTCCGGCTTCTCGCGCATCCCCGTGACCGGGGAGAACGAGGACGACGTGGTCGGCATCGTGTACCTGAAGGACCTGGTCCGCAAGACCCACGTCAACCGCGACTCGGAGTCCGACCTCGTGTCCACGGCGATGCGGGCGGCGACGTTCGTGCCGGACACGAAGAACGCCGGTGACCTGCTGCGGGAGATGCAGCAGCAGCGCAACCACTGCGCCGTCGTCATCGACGAGTACGGCGGCACGGCCGGGATCGTCACCATCGAGGACATCCTGGAGGAGATCGTCGGCGAGATCACCGACGAGTACGACCGCGAGCTGCCGCCCGTCGAGGAGCTCGGCGACGGCCGCTACCGGGTGACCGCCCGCCTCGACATCGGTGACCTGGGCGAGCTGTTCGGACTCGACGCGTACGACGACGAGGACGTGGAGACGGTCGGCGGGCTCCTCGCCAAGGCCCTCGGCCGCGTCCCGATCGCCGGGGCGTCGGCCGTGGTTGACCTGCCGGACGGGCGTGCGCTGCGGCTGACCGCCGAGTCCCCCGCGGGCCGCCGCAACAAGATCGTGACCGTGCTGGCGGAGCCCGTACCGAAGGAGCCGGAGGAGGAGGCCGCGTGA
- a CDS encoding MmcQ/YjbR family DNA-binding protein translates to MTPEQLRAFCLDFNAAVEEFPFGPETSVFKVAGKMFALSALDARPLTVNLKCDPDEAVRLRADHPDAVVPGYHMNKRHWNTVTVSALPAALVRELVEDSYDLVVAGLPKAERLRLDRP, encoded by the coding sequence GTGACCCCCGAGCAGCTGAGGGCGTTCTGCCTGGACTTCAACGCCGCGGTGGAGGAGTTCCCCTTCGGCCCCGAGACCTCGGTCTTCAAGGTCGCAGGGAAGATGTTCGCCCTCAGCGCGCTCGACGCGCGGCCGCTCACCGTGAACCTCAAGTGCGACCCCGACGAGGCCGTCCGCCTGCGTGCCGACCACCCGGACGCGGTCGTCCCCGGCTATCACATGAACAAGCGCCACTGGAACACGGTGACCGTCTCCGCCCTCCCTGCCGCCCTGGTCAGGGAGCTGGTCGAGGACTCCTACGACCTGGTCGTCGCTGGACTCCCGAAGGCAGAACGCCTGCGGCTGGACCGCCCGTAG
- a CDS encoding sensor domain-containing protein produces MRTRTRARRGAVVALTASALFLTAACGGSSEKDDKAKGGDSAGQKPAAAQLTEAQMKAGLLEVADLPAGWKAEAAASSDQAPKAEKPECQPLAVLMSDKVDGATQGGSREFARGTDSAILAQQIFTYSDGDAAAAFVKSVDEAIGKCASFVSVDAGEKMTISTEKLTAPQVGEEAVALRMTMDIPQLGMKLESDVLVARQGAGMTRLAYVPMGEKPDHAAFEDLAKRGGDKFVKGAQS; encoded by the coding sequence ATGCGTACTCGTACCCGTGCCCGTCGCGGTGCCGTCGTCGCGCTCACCGCGTCCGCCCTGTTCCTGACCGCCGCGTGCGGCGGTTCGTCCGAGAAGGACGACAAGGCGAAGGGCGGCGACAGCGCCGGGCAGAAGCCCGCGGCGGCCCAGCTCACCGAGGCCCAGATGAAGGCGGGCCTCCTGGAGGTCGCCGACCTCCCGGCCGGCTGGAAGGCCGAGGCCGCGGCGTCCTCGGACCAGGCCCCGAAGGCGGAGAAGCCCGAGTGCCAGCCGCTGGCCGTGCTGATGTCCGACAAGGTCGACGGCGCCACGCAGGGCGGCAGCCGCGAGTTCGCCCGGGGCACGGACAGCGCGATCCTCGCCCAGCAGATCTTCACCTACTCCGACGGCGACGCCGCCGCGGCGTTCGTGAAGAGCGTGGACGAGGCCATCGGCAAGTGCGCGTCGTTCGTGAGCGTCGACGCGGGCGAGAAGATGACGATCAGCACCGAGAAGCTGACCGCGCCGCAGGTCGGCGAGGAGGCCGTCGCCCTGCGGATGACCATGGACATCCCGCAGCTCGGCATGAAGCTGGAGTCCGACGTGCTGGTCGCCCGCCAGGGCGCCGGTATGACGCGCCTGGCGTACGTCCCGATGGGCGAGAAGCCGGACCACGCGGCGTTCGAGGACCTGGCCAAGCGCGGCGGCGACAAGTTCGTCAAGGGCGCCCAGAGCTGA
- the era gene encoding GTPase Era produces MAPMSVRKPETEATHRAGFACFVGRPNAGKSTLTNALVGQKVAITSNRPQTTRHTVRGIVHRPEAQLVLVDTPGLHKPRTLLGERLNDVVRTTWAEVDVIGFCLPADQKVGPGDRFIAKELAGIKKTPKIAIVTKTDLVDSKTLAEQLVAVDRLGRELGIEWAEIVPVSAVGDKQVQLLADLLVPLLPEGPALYPEGDLTDEPEQVMVAELIREAALEGVRDELPHSIAVVVEEMLPREDRPADKPLLDIHANVYIERPSQKGIIIGPKGKRLKEVGIKSRKHIEALLGTPVFLDLHVKVAKDWQRDPRQLRKLGF; encoded by the coding sequence ATGGCCCCCATGAGCGTTCGTAAACCAGAAACCGAAGCGACCCACCGCGCGGGCTTCGCCTGCTTCGTCGGCCGTCCCAACGCCGGCAAGTCCACCCTCACGAACGCTCTGGTCGGTCAGAAGGTGGCCATCACCTCCAACCGGCCGCAGACGACGCGGCACACCGTGCGCGGCATCGTGCACCGCCCCGAGGCCCAGCTCGTGCTGGTCGACACCCCGGGCCTGCACAAGCCGCGCACCCTGCTGGGCGAGCGGCTCAACGATGTCGTCCGCACGACGTGGGCGGAAGTGGACGTAATCGGCTTCTGTCTGCCCGCCGACCAGAAGGTGGGCCCCGGCGACCGGTTCATCGCCAAGGAACTGGCGGGGATCAAGAAGACCCCGAAGATCGCGATCGTCACCAAGACCGACCTTGTCGACTCCAAGACCCTCGCCGAGCAGCTCGTCGCCGTGGACCGGCTCGGCCGGGAGCTGGGTATCGAGTGGGCCGAGATCGTCCCCGTGTCGGCCGTCGGCGACAAGCAGGTCCAGCTCCTCGCCGACCTGCTCGTGCCGCTGCTGCCCGAGGGCCCGGCGCTCTACCCGGAGGGCGACCTCACCGACGAGCCCGAGCAGGTCATGGTCGCCGAGCTGATCCGCGAGGCCGCGCTCGAAGGCGTACGGGACGAGCTGCCGCACTCCATCGCGGTGGTCGTCGAGGAGATGCTGCCGCGCGAGGACCGCCCCGCCGACAAGCCGCTGCTGGACATCCACGCCAACGTCTACATCGAGCGCCCCAGCCAGAAGGGCATCATCATCGGCCCCAAGGGCAAGCGCCTGAAGGAAGTCGGCATCAAGTCCCGCAAGCACATCGAGGCGCTGCTCGGCACGCCGGTCTTCCTCGACCTGCACGTCAAGGTCGCCAAGGACTGGCAGCGCGACCCCCGGCAGCTGCGCAAGCTCGGCTTCTGA
- a CDS encoding protealysin inhibitor emfourin, with product MRIEVRRTGGFAGIERRAEVDTTARPDAAAWHALAAAALQAPEPPAGGAARGGMPDGFSYEITVDGRTVRCAEPHLTEAQRELASRVLREGA from the coding sequence ATGCGGATCGAGGTACGGCGCACGGGTGGCTTCGCTGGCATCGAGCGGCGGGCGGAGGTGGACACGACCGCCCGGCCGGACGCGGCGGCCTGGCACGCGCTGGCCGCCGCGGCCCTTCAGGCGCCGGAGCCCCCGGCGGGGGGAGCAGCGCGGGGCGGGATGCCGGACGGCTTCTCGTACGAGATCACCGTGGACGGCCGCACGGTGCGGTGCGCGGAGCCGCACCTGACCGAGGCGCAGCGCGAGCTGGCCTCCCGGGTCCTGCGGGAGGGCGCCTGA